Within the Chiloscyllium punctatum isolate Juve2018m chromosome 37, sChiPun1.3, whole genome shotgun sequence genome, the region gtaaggcatttgacaaggttctccatgggagactgattagcaaggttagatctcacagaatacagagcgaactagccatttggatacagagctggctcaaaggtagaagacggagggtggtggtggagggttgtttctcagactggaggcctgtgaccagtggagtgccacaaggatcagtactgggtcctctactttttgtcatgtgagcataagtggtacagttagtaagtttgcagatgacaccaaaattggaggtgtagtggacagcaaagaggattacctcagattacaacaggatcttgacctgataggccagtgggctgagaagtggcagctggagtttaatttagacaaatgtgaggtgttgcattttgggaaagcaaatcttagcaggaattatacacttaatggtaaggtcctagggagtgttgctgaacaaagagatcttggagtgaaggttaatagctccttgaaagtggagtcgcaggtaggtaggatagtgaaaaaggcgtttggtatgctttctttcattggtcagagtacaggagttgggaggtcatgttgcggcaatacaggacattggttcggccactgttagaatattgcgtgcaattctggtctccttcctgtcggaaaggtgttgtgaaacttgaaagggttcagaaaagatttacaaggatattgccatggttggagaatttgagctatagggagaggctgaacaggctgttttgcctggagcgtcgaaggctgaggggtgaccctatagggatttacaaaattatgacggacatggataggataaatagataaagtgttttccctaggatggtgagtccagaatgagagggcataagtttagggtgagaggggaaagatataaaagaggcctaaggggcaaccttttcacactgagggtggtatgtgtatggaatgagctgccagaggaagtggtggaggctggtacaattgcaacattgaaaggcatctggatgggcatatgaatgggaagggtttggagggccgggtgcaggcaggtgggactagattgggttgggatatctagtcagcaaggatgggttggaccgaagggtctgtttccatgctctatgactctatgactctattttagcATTACATCTGCTGTGAGGAAATTACTAGTCTATAATTAACCATAGAATAACTGAACACATGAAATGTTTAGCTGCTTAGTAACAGTGCCAGCCTAAGTTTATAAAGGGTGGGTTAAGCCTGAAGGACCTGACTAAATCTTTTGAAAAGCTATCTAATAAGTAAACACAATTGTAGCAAATAGATTCCAGTATTGAGGCCAGAAAATAGATAGATCTGAGTACCTCCATAACGGTGAAAGACTAAAATCAGTATCAAACAAGTTTATAGTCAATGTACTGGCCATTAAAATGTCATAGGCAGCtatcaaaaaaaaattacaaggttACTAGAATGCTGGCTTTCACATCTACAAGTAAAGAATATAAGAGGACTGAAGTCCTATGAGATGCTTTAACTGTTTTAAGTCCTTTAGGAAGGAAGAAACAAAGTAATAATTTTGTATAGAATAACAAGGCAACAATTCAGAAGGACGTTAATCAAGAGCGACAGCATTGTTTTACTGTATTCTTCCTTGAGATGTGGATATTACTGGATGGGCATTTgggtgcccatccctaattaccctgatTAGCTCTGTGGTCCATTTCAGGGATCAGCTAAGAGTCAGACATATTGttgtgaatctggagtcacatgtaggctaaacCAGGTACAGagagcagatttcctttcctaactgACCTCAGTAAACCAGATCAAAGTTTGCAATGATTACCTGGTAATGTGATCCTCTGCTATGTGGAAAAGCTGCTTTCTGACAGATCAAGGGTGCTGTTGAAGATCTACGACCCCTCAAGAGGGGCCTCTTGGTTCGAGATCGGTCAAAATAATCAACCAATGCGGTCCATTCAAAAAGCAAAGGTCATTAGTTTATTAAATTAAGGTACCTTCACgcaattctatccagcaacacagagtttgaagcttctgtgttccgtggtgaagttgcgcaattacatttgaaaattacagATTATTTATTATTTTTTAGTAATAGTACAATCTTAATGACAAGAAAGACCAATcacatataataaggtgacatgatttacaacaagttaatccaatgatatttcctgggaaagggtTCTTAATTTAAAAAAAGTCTAATCAACTGTAATATGGTGATGTGATTGAAGACAGGCTAATCCAATGGTATTTTTTAAGAAGGATATCTTATTTATGTAAATTGTCATGCCGtgtatcagtttaaggttagtcCAAATGGTCAATTCATGTGTCAATATTCATGTTATGAAAACTCTATTGTCCTCTTATCTTTGAACTGCAACTTAATTCTGCAAATCAGCAGTATGGTTCACAGGCCATTTTATAGTATTCTTTTAAATTGAGAAACCATTTTGTTACAATAAaaatctacatatttttgttGCCTAAATTCAAATCTTAGATCCTAACTGGTGATGGCAGAGTATGTGGTTATTTTACAGAAACAATTGTATTAGCCATACAAGTACAGGTAGTTCTCAGATAACGTGCATTCCAGCAGCACGATTTGTATATAATGTtgctgaggttggaattgaacccaggtcactggtgctaagccactgtgccaccccatattGTCCTTGGTTTTCTTTCAGAGGAGTCATGAAGGCAGAAGTTTCAATATGTCTGGAAATATCTACTTGAGAAAGTTTCtaagttttcttttaaaatacttgtacaatgaaaggggagtggccagttctcccagttcaggttttggtTTGGTTGCTGGCAAAAGAAACAGTTCCATGGTGATCCTCCCCCTCGctcactctttctttctctctctgtgatcttaTCCCTgtcagaacctgtgtttgattttgctGTTTTTTTGCCAAGGGAGTGTTAATGGGATGTTACAGGtacttggaacagcatcattaagttgcgaTGGAGTCACTTGGGTTTTTGAATAtttatgttattctaaatttggttttcttttgttaaataaattgttttgtttaaaactaagtggttgggccagctgcatcactgttggaatatccactttacatctgcttaaaacaactagaaaagttagggtctgagctacctccttgaaatgttttgagggcgtctggcctggtctataacaaTAGTGACAAGAATGTTAGCAAGAAGAGTCCTGGTGATAAAATTGCAGGTGGTGAATGCAAAAGAAAGGCTTTAACACTGGATGAGAAGCTAGATATTATAAAGTGTTTTGAGCATAATTAAAGAATGTGATCTAGCTCGCTTAACAGGAATGAGAGAGTCTATATCTTATGCACCATGATGACCGTCTGTCCCTGCATtaacaatattttttaaatgctctgtgttaaatttacttttattTCGTTGATATATATGATGCATatcttcattcaggctgtgccaCACTATGCATTTGAcctttgggtgatttttgagtgattgtgagtgatatTTCTTGCTGGTCTACCcctaaccccacttttcccataggcccTGTTATTTGTATTAAGCGATTTTCTAATAGGTGAGGTTTTGCTGGAACGCAACTATGGCGTTATAGGAGAACTATTTGTAgcacacatctctgaacagagaGCACATGTTTAATACGACTGGATTTCCACTCCCAAAAGTATGTACAATTAAAGCCTGTAGAATTAAGGGCAGTGAACTGATGTGAATAAAAATTTGGTTGGCAGACcccaaagagtaggaataaacaaACCTTTTCCCAGATAGCAGCTAGTGGACTGCTGGGACAGCACATTGGATAAGTAGTTAGCGTTGCtgtctctcagcaccagggacctagattcgattccagtctttgGTGTGCGGAGATACCTGTTCTCCATGTGGGTTTTTGCCGGGTGCTCCAGTTCTGTCTCAGTCCTTGGATGTCCAGCTTAAGTGGATTGGCAATGTTAAATTGTCAtttaatgtccagggatgtgtgggttaattgcagggttatggggagagggtggaggggggttGAGTCTAAatgctctttggagtgtcagtgcaggcttgatGGACCAAACAGCCTCTCTTTGGATTCTAGAATTCGATGATTTCTGTTACTGCTGGGATCTGTGTTttgaccccagctattcacaataaatATTAATAATTCTGAGGGAACTAAACGTAACATCTCCAAGTTTTTGCAAATGACAAGCTTGGGTGGGAAggtaaactgtgaggaggatgcagagatgcttttGTTTTTGTAAAAAATGAGTGAGTCCCCAAATGTAGGTGAAGTATCGGGTGAATACATGTGAggctatccactttggtagcaaaaacaggaaagcagattCATATCCGactggtgatagattgggaaagggggtgGTGCAACAAGAAGTTGCTGAAAgtcagcaggtggtgaagaaggccaATGGTATATTcaccttcatagtgagaggattcaagcacagggacaggaatgacttgctgcaattgtacggttttggtctctttacctgAAGAAGGATGTTCTGGTTATGGAGGGAGTACGTTGAAGATTTACCAGATGGATCCTGGGATGGCAGGGCTGCTGTAGAAAGAGAAAATGAATCAGTTAGGACAATATTCacttcactggagtttagaagaatgagcagGATCTCATAGAAACTATTAAATTCTAACAAGACTGGACAGGATAAATACAGAAAGGATGTTCCTAATTACCATGGAGACCAGACCAAGTCTTAGTCGAAGGAGGccaatttggattgagatgagacatttcttcatccagagggtggtgagtctgTGAAATTATCTGCCACATGtggtggttgaggccaaaatattgaatgctttcaagaaggagtCAAATACAGTTCTTAGGGCTTAAGTAAGCGAGAACAGGTACAATACTGGGTTAGATGATCCTTCCtgaccatattgaatggcagagcagtctcgaagggctgactggcctactcctgctcctgttttctatgtttcttttttaaagaaaaagcatTCCTACTTTTGATAATTCCTAAAAGTGCTGACTATATCCATACTATTAGGATACTGCACACTCAGAACTCTTCTGTGCTTTGTAATTTCTTGCCAATCTGGAAATGCTGTTTCTAATGTGTAACTTTAAAGATTCCTAAGTCTCTCCCAATCTGATCCTCAGCTATTCAAACATATTCCCCATTTCGCAACCATTTTCTTTTCAATGCTTTGTTTATATTTTGATTAATTATGTTCTGCTATTGCAATGTCCCTGTTAGGTTGGTATCATCTGCCAATTGGATTAGTCCTCAATGGGGATCCCCTCTGGTAAAGGCAGCCAGGTCAGATCGGCTCACtgatatttgatttgattttactGTCACATACAGGAGCACAGGTGAAAAGTGTATATTGCCACACAAAGCATCATCCTAGATACTAGCACCTCGGTACAGAATCTAAAGAACAAGGTAGAAAACAAAGGAACAAAGTTAAACATTGCAGTAATTATAGTAAAGCATAAAAACATACAAAATAAGGTTAAAGGTTACACACTGTAGACCTTATACAATTaagcagaaaataaagaagtAAAGTTGAAATTTCAAACATTACGGTCTTTCTTATTTACATAGCCACAGTGGGACCACACTTCAAAGAATCACCTCCAGACGGGTCCTATCTGGGAGAAAGTGCTAGCCAGTTTCTATAATTAAAAGTCACTTACTGTGCCATCTGTACTGACAGGGCGAATTCCAGTTCAAGGGAGGTGCACTCCCAGCAGTAGTGTGAGCCAGTGACAATGCTATGAGCAGTGAGGTCAGTCCCTGGGGGCCTCAGTGATATCCCTGAAGGGATTTCCCTTTACGCCCATGGCTGTGTACATGTATGAAAATAAATTTTGATTTACCTGCCTGTGAACCCAGGTTTCCTATATTTCTCAGTGGCAAAGGCCTCTCCCACTGGCGCTGCTGCGGGTTTAGAGCTGTCAGCTCCATGATGGGGCAGGCAATTAGGAAGGTATCTGGGGTAAAATTACTGAGTGGTTCTGCTGTTGGCAAGTTTAACCAAATTTTCACTCTATTGTTGGGATCACCGTTCAACAGCTGAAACTCAGCCTCAAGTTTCTGAATTCAGTCATTGATGTAGCTCGAAAGTGCTGGTAATTCCAACATGAATCACTGGGGTATCTCGTTTTATACTGTCACTACTGGCATGCTCAATTTGATACGATTCTTCTAACCACTTCTCCACTATTTTCCATTTTTCTTTTAACTGTTGTAGAATTTATCATTGTTGACGTAGTTTGTCACTTGCCTCATTTGAATCTGAGGTTGGTCAAGCAGAATTTTTTCTTTTGCTGTTCACAAGATTTCTGGTCATTCCTGACAATCAATTTCTTATGGGATTGAAGTAAAGCTGATGCCTGTGCGGCTGACTTTAACTGTTTTGTTACCCTTTATGAATTTGTAACCAAATAATAGTCTGTTTGTAGTCAACTGATACTTCCCTGGTGTCCATCAATTGCAATGTAATGATTATTTTCACTTTTTATTTGAAATTGGACATTTTGAATGGAAAATACCATAAACTGTTCTTCCCTGGAGCAATGTAGTAACTAATTCTGGAATCAATGATAGTCCAATGGCTCAGGCTAAGAAGCTGAATGTGCCATAAGCACCTAGTTACACATTTGGTGGTATTAAATACTTGAGGGAAATATTTGGAGTCCAGCACCAATAATGAGGAGACAAGGACTTGTGTTTCTGAAGTGCCTTTGAAGACTTCATGATGTTGTAAAGGGGCTTTACAATGAAATAAGTATTTTTGTAGAATGTCAcatgtggtgtgccacaaagcaGCCAATTTGTACACTGTAAGACCCTAATATACAGCAGTGTAATGTTGACTGAATATTGATTAAAGTTATTGGTTAAGAGCCAAACTTTGGTCAGGACGCCACAGAAATTCACTTGAAAGTAATACCTTGGAATCTCTTCCAGCGACATGAAAATGCAGAGGTCAtgatttaatgtctcatctgTAAAACTACAGATGTGACACTTGGCACTGCTCTATAGTGTTAGCACAGATGTTGTGCTAGTGTCACTCGAGTAGGAAATAAAACTACAGCCTTCAGAATTAGAAGAAAAAGAGTCACCAAGAGCAATGAAGAGTGATCATAATGCCTGTGTGTTGGACCGGGGTCATTGCAAATATAGCTTACACATGTAACTCCATTATTCATTGTTAAAAATTGTAACAAATGCCTATAAGGAAGGTCGTTAATAgatcttttccctttcctcacaGGCCTATACCATACATGTTATAAAATCAGGCAGCTTCGATGGCAACAAGGCAGTGATTATTCGACGTTACACCGATTTTGCAAAACTGAATGAGAAACTCCATAAACATTTCAAGGAGGAGATGAGCAACGTAGTATTTCCAAAGAAGATCATCAGGAAAAACTTTACACACGAAACCATAGCCAAACGCAGCCGAGCGTTTGAGCAATATCTCCAGCACATACACTCAATCACAGACATTCGCAGGTCCAAAGTATTCCTGGAGTTCTTTTATCTGCGAGATTTAAAAGCTGGTCAGGGGTTATTGCGGGGTGGGATGTGTGAGGACGCTATGGAGACGCTGATCAATGCTCTTCACTTGCAACAGAAGCTGGGGTCCTGGGACACTGAGCACTTACTTTTCACTCAAGCTTCTATTTCACTTTGTTACCAAGAACTGGATCACTTGGAAGAAGCCCAGGCCTACTGTGAGCAGGCCTTACAGACAGTAGACAACCAGGAGAATCATCCACTACTGGTACCTTTACTTCATTCCAACATCAGATTGTCCTGGAAAATAGCAAAGGACAAACGTCAGTCAGAAGCCAAACTCCAGCAACTCCAAGAATCAGGGTTAGATATTTTAAATCAACCTAGCCTTAAAGAATATCTTATTAAAGATTTTTAGATTAAATTAAACACAGCTTGATGCTACATGAGGGTTAGAGGGAGACCACTGTAGGTACATTTCAGTTTCattaaaattgatttttttatATCTCCAAGAATTTTAAAAGGCACCAAAGTTTAGTCAAAGAATCTCCATTTTTTTGGGTACTGTATGCAGCTTATTTCACCTTTCCTAAATCAGAAAACAAAGGTTATAACACCTAAAACATAACGTTGTAAAATAAAACCTTTTATATTTAGATCCATTTGTCTAGAAGGAAGATTTACTGGAGACTCACCTGATCATATTGTGATCTCAATCTTATTCTTTCTTGTTTTGAAGACCATACTTTGTATTGCACCCAGCCTGATGTGGATGTAGGCATGATGGCAATATTCATTAGGAGGTGAAAGTTACATTAAGGTTACAATACTGGGTGAATTGCTGATTTAGTAGCTTCAGTATTATTGCAAGATTGGTCTTTGGAGTTGTTCAGTAACATGCGTTGAATTTCTTTAATAATAAATATAAAGGTCGCAGTCTAtctgttaatgtcccttctataTAACCTTTGTCTCTAATTCTCAGAGCGGTTGCTATATATTCTTCACTCTTCACACTGACCCAAACTAATCCAGCGTAACTTTCAGAGAAAGATTAGTTTGACTGGTTGGACAATAGAGAGAGAAGTGTGCAATGCTATAAAGCTATGTTgttttcaagaaaggaaataaatacaaGCACTCCTACCGAGCTATATTAGACCAGGGAGCATAAGGTTTCACCTTACCAGTCATAATTAGCCTCAGTTTTCAGCTATGCTTACATTTCATAAAAATAGGAATGGACTCTGGTAAAACCCTCATTGTGGAACATTTTATAAATATTTAATGGCAATGGGCTTATGTGAAAATTGCCCTTTGTGAACTAATGGAAAGCCTGTGGCACTGTATCCTATTGTGAGATATTAGTCTTCCAGAAAAATTGCAAGTGTAAAGCAGAGAAGTATTTTCGGAGTTTCAGTTAACCTTGAAAAATAAAAGATAGAACCTGCAAAGTTGAGACAgtttaaggtgtaggtttgctcgctgagctgtaggtttgatattcagacgtttcattacctggctaggtaacatcatcagtgttaTGCATGTTTAAATATGTAGAGCTGTCCAGGCAGCTGTACAAGATAGGAGAGAAATTTCCTCCAACTAAGCCTATGGGGTGACTAAAAAGGAGCATACCTATGGGAGTACCACATATTCGAATGCTGAAGCTGAACTTTTTATGAACAGTACATCAGAAAAAGGACATTTTGCTTACAGCAAGCAACATATAGCACTTTAATATTGGATATAGTGTTTGTAGTGAGAGGCCTGTCAATCAAATAGTTGGAGTGTTTGGAAATGTTTGCATGTTAAACATTGCTATCTGTATGTTAGTTTCCTTTTATTGCTAATGCATCACAAAATTGGTCATCTCCACTTTTTTGTAAGTTTTAAAGTAGAAAGAGAGCTCAAGAAGGTGAGAGTTTAAAATGTTTCTTCTTGATAGCCAGCATTCTGAACTGATAAAACTGGACCCTGATGGCAAGAGCCAAGCCTGGGACAGACAAATGACTGTCAGCCCTGTGCTAGTAAAGAGAATTCTGGCCCCTGCCATTCCTTGCTGCTGCTACTTTCTCCTTTCACAGTGTTCACCCCATGTGTCTCAAAGATACTGACCAGAAGTTCAGTATTACCCTCCACCAAGCTGCTCATCCAGGGGCAAGTTGTTTTGAAGAGTGGATGGGAAATAAAATTGGGTGGTGTGAAGGGGTGCAGGTTTTTTGCCAACCTACCTCTGATGGAAGACCAGGGAAAGTGTTAAATGGCTGACCACGTGGCCGTTAAGAGCCACTTAAGGGCTTGGCAAGGGTTCAGGATGCCCATGCCATGTGGTGAGGGACCCAGCAAATCCTGGTGGCTTGTGtcaggttggaggtgtcattccTATTCAGGCAATCTCACCCCGAGGGTACATTGTATCCTCTGCTTCTCCCCACCCAGCTTTACCAATGGCAGTCCCAACATTCCTCACCAGACCCTGCCAGACTCGCCCcagcagctcccccccccccccccccccccaccacctcaccttgttatctggatctgtttgggAGTTGTCTGCAGTCCCAGCAGTGGCCACTGCTAGAGGTGTTGCTGGAACTGGAAAATTGTTGGCTGCCTCATTGGTCAACAACTCTCAAATGCAGCAACCTCCTCCCTAAAGGGGTGGAGTCTATCATACACCAAGAAATGGCCAGTGACCTTGGAATCAACATGGAGCTTCCCAGACCCATGGTGGTGGGCTCACCCCTAAAGAGAAGAATGGGGGCCAATGCCTCCACGTAACATTCCGACCGGTGACATGTTCGCTTATTCTGCCCATTTTATCAGGAAAATTGACTTTTTCAGTGATTATTTAACAACAGGTGATATCAGAAGTAAGTCTAATTCCAGCCTGCACAAATGAAGCTTTGCAACAGGAGCTGTAAGATAGTGACCTGAAGTAGAGGGAGACAAGAGTTGGCTTATTTTCTTTTTAACTCCTCATCCTGTGGGACTGTAACTGATTTGTAGTTCTCTAATGCTGAAATCAGCTAATTCAAAGCAGACCAACAATTGGTACATATATTTTTGTAATGCATCAAATTATTTATTTGCATAGAGCAATTTTAGGAAGTTCTATTCCTTTCATAGTTCAGACATGCTTTGCCCCTAACCTGTTCCTAttaggggcggcacggtagcacagtggttagcactgctgcctcacagcgccagagacccgggttcaattcccgcctcaggcgactgactgtgtggagtttgcacgttctccccgtgtctgcgtgggtttcctccgggtgctccggtttcctcccacactccaaagatgtgcatgtcaggtgaattggccatgctaaatttcccgtagtgttaggtaaggggtagatgtagatgtagatgtaggggtatgggtgggtttcgcttcggcggggcggtgtggacttgttgggccgaagggcctgtttccacactgtaagtaatctaatctaatctaagtatgCACAGGGATCCTTGGATATAGAGCTCCATTTGTGTGGAAGATTGCTAATCCATTAGCGATAGGTTATGTATGCAGTTCTGCAACTGACTTCATTTGTGAAACTTAACAAATTCAAAACTTAGCCTTGGCATTCTATGGAAAGTTTAACAGCAATATATTGTCAGCCAACTCTCTCAATAATATACTTCCAGGATATTAAACAATATAAGGCCAATTTAGAAACTAAGAACCACTCTGTTCTTATATCAAATCTTCACTCAAGAAAGGTCTTGAAATCGTTAAACTCTGAGCTAATTTGTCAGACTAGAGCTATGCTCATGTAAATTAGGATTGGTATTCATTAAGAGCTGGGTGGTATGAGTCACCCATGTGTAGCATAAGTCTGGCTCTTGCAAAGGGACTTCATGGAAAAATAGATGGTTTACATTATAACAGTAAGTAGAAGGCAGTAAgccaatgtatttttaaaataacaTTTTCATTGATTTAAATTCCAAGCAACTTTTTGGAGGACTTCTCCCTTTTTCACTCAAACCTGCAGCTGCTACTTGCATTTATGGAGGCTGGAATGGATGACAGTGTCCTAGACCTTCAGTTCAGATCTAAAGCATTTTTCCATACTCATAAAGATCCAAGAAGTTTTCTCTAGTTTTAATTTTTTACACTTATTTTGCTCAAAGTCCTGACTGATGTTGAGATCATTTATGTCCTGAGTTGGCTCTGAATGCTCATTATGTGAAGCAGTACTGTAAATTATTGGGCAGATCATGATGCTGGCTGTTTCTCTTGGGTATTTACAGCAGTGCCTTGCACCCAAACCCCATCTAGTGGGAAGAGAGGTAGGCCTCAACCAATGGTCTTCAGGGCCTAGATGTCTCTGGTCTTCAATTGGCTAGCAGCGTGTGCTAAACCAAGATAGCATGGTCAAGGCCTGTGATAGGACAAGAAACCTGCCTGCGTTCACCAGTTA harbors:
- the snx21 gene encoding sorting nexin-21 → MASKILHKFRRKVKKHNTTEETVEDFPERSELDDDTEGLSARLSGTLSFGDVDVADEECTQADAANSDSDFLQSFESGGTECTESLWGEAKHCNMLTRQLQESWKKSKGNHIVEKLIFEVTSANVVQDASSKYVAYTIHVIKSGSFDGNKAVIIRRYTDFAKLNEKLHKHFKEEMSNVVFPKKIIRKNFTHETIAKRSRAFEQYLQHIHSITDIRRSKVFLEFFYLRDLKAGQGLLRGGMCEDAMETLINALHLQQKLGSWDTEHLLFTQASISLCYQELDHLEEAQAYCEQALQTVDNQENHPLLVPLLHSNIRLSWKIAKDKRQSEAKLQQLQESGLDILNQPSLKEYLIKDF